Part of the Alteracholeplasma palmae J233 genome, AGTTACCCCAACTGATGTCAAGCCGTATGAATTGATTGAATTTCCTGGAGGATTGTTTTTAGTAGGAACAGGTGATGAAACTGAAGGTGGAGATCTTAATCAAACAATTGACTGTATGATGTCATGGATTAAACAAAGTGATGTTTTTGATTATGGTGATTTTCCTAAAAGTGGTATGTGCAATATGCCGAATCCTGACGGGGCTTTTGATCAAGCACTTGGAGTTTCCCAACAGCAGGTATATCTCCCGTTAAAATATAAAGAGAAATAGAAGAAAACATCGTGTTAGAAAAAACGCCAACAAATGAAGAAATAATTATGTTAATTGGACAACATCGTTTTGATATATGGGTAAAACTAACGGAACTAATTGAAATGAAATATGACATGGAAAAACTGTGTAATAGTGGCGGGAAGAAATGGACTTATGAGTATAAATATCGTAGAGGCGGAAAAACCTTATGTTGTTTGTATGCTAAACCAGACGTTTTTGGATTTATGCTAATCTTTGGTAAGTTAGATCGTGAAAAGATTGAAAGTATTCGTAGTAATCTTTCTGCTGATATTTGTAAGATTTATGATGAAGCCGCAACTTATCATGACGGTAAATGGGTAATGTTTGAAATTTCAGACACATCATTTTTTTCTGACTTTGAGAAACTATTGCAAATCAAACGTAAACCGAATAATTAAAGATTATCTTAATGGTGAGGAAATATCACTTTTATGAAATTTAAAGAATAACAATCTAATATCAAGTCATAGTAATAAAGGAAACCCATATGACAACGCACTAATAGAATCGTTTTTTAAAACATTTAAGAGAGAAGTTTTACCTAAAAGACATTTTAAAACTAAGGCTATAGCTAGGATGGAAATACTCAATTACTTAGAAGTTTATTACAACAAAAAAAGGCATCATTCATCTCTAGGATATATGACGCCGTTACAATTTGAATTATCTAATTCTTGAATCCTCTTAACTTTATGTCCACTTTATGGTTGACATTCCAGTGTTAGCAGATACACTACCTTGGGAACAAACCGATAAAGTTAATATTCTAAAAGAACTAGCAAATGACTATTAGAGAGTTTTATAATTATTCAGCTTGGAAAAAGCAAAGAAAGTTTAAGATGCAACAAGGAAAATATAAGTGTGCTAGGTGTGGTGGTTTAGCAGTTGATGTGCATCATAAAATCACGCTGACAGAATCAAATGTTAATGATTCTAATGTTTCAATGAATTTAGATAATCTTGAATGTGTGTGTAGGAATTGTCATAATAAGGAAACACACTCAACTAAAATAAAGTATACATTCAATGAAGATGGAGTTCCTATTGAAAAATAGGATCTTTTTTGTTATCCTATTATTGGGTGATTAAATGACAAAGAATGAATTAATGTATACATATGCTCTTGATGAGTATAAAAATGTTGTAAATCGCAAAAATGAAATAAGAAATAGAGACTTTACTTTTTATAGCTTTAGTGTACCTATCATAACGGCTTTAGTTACATTTATTTTTAGTATTACGACAGAGTATCCATGTGCAAAAATAATATTACTTATTTTTTCTTCTTTATTATTTGTCGTTAGTTTAGTAATATTTCTAATGATATATGTACCATCAAATCAGATGTCATATAAACCTAAAGACATTGTAAACGATTTAAGAAATATTGAATCAAATGAATCATATAAATCATATGTTGAATTACTGCTTTTAAATGTTGATCAAAAAGAAGAAATCAGTGAAAAATTGTACAATCAACTAGCACAAGGATTTCTTGCAGAGCGATATGCCGAGATTATTGATGAATATGAAAAAAAGAATCTATATTTTAAAAAGTTATTTATTATATTATCAACTACAATAATAGCCACGTTAGTTCTATTGCTGATATCAATAATTATTTAAGGAGAAAAAAACTATATGTCAAATGATAATGTTAAACAAAATAAGCCTGTCCAACCACCATCTAAACCAACAAAACCAATGCCACCACTAACTGAAAGCAATAATCCGTCACAAAAAAATTATCAACCCTCATCAAATGCGACACAGGGAATGAAAAAAATAACAGATTCACTCCCCCCTGGAATGAAGAAAAAAGATTAATGCCACACCGAACGCCCCACCTTCAAAATACGGGGCAATTTTTTTGAAAAAGCGAAATTCAAAACGGCTCAAAGCTTTGGAGACTGGCAGAAATGTTGGTCTTTTTTTGATGTAAAAATTCTAAACTGTACCCCCTATACTCCATTTTAGAAAAACCCAAATTAATGATGTTCACCACGGACAGATCACGGACAAAAAATATGTCCGTGATATAAAAAAACAGAGATTAAATCTCATAATTATAAAAAATGTCACCAAATGTCACCAAATGTCACCAAGTGTGATATACTATATTAGAGAAAGATAAGATTGGTGAAAATATGAAAAACGAAAGTAAAAATTTAGAGTGGAAACAAACCTTAACAAAAGAAGTGAAACATGAGATTGTTTCATTTTTAAATAGTTCTAGTGGCGTTATTGAAATTGGTATAGACAATGATGGTAAAGCTTTTGGTGTGCCTTTAGAATTGAAAGATGAGTTTGAACAAACTATAAGCAATTGGATTCGTGAAGGTATTTATCCTGATTCAAAAGGACTCATCAACTTTTATTATGATAAAAGAAATGTGCTAAGAATCGAAATTAGTGAAGGTAATAATAAACCATATTATTTAGTGGGTAAGGGTCCAATCAGTGAAGGAGTATTTATACGAATTGGATCAACCACAAGAAAAGCAACAAAGGAAGAAATATCTGAATTCTACCGAAAGCATAATGATGGCCATTTTGAAACTGAAGGAGCCCCAAACCAAGATTTGCACTTTACGCAATTTTCAGCTATCAGCGACAGACAAGATTTTGTGCCAAAAATGAATGCTTTGGGGTTTTATACAAAAGATAATAAGTATACAAAACTAGCTGAGTTGCTAAGTGATGAAAATCCATATATTGTTAAGTTTGCTGTATACAAAGATAATACGAGGGTTGAGTTTAAGGTTAAGAAGGAGTTTGCTGGTTCATATTTACGAATTATTGATAATGTGTTGGATTATGCAGAAATATATAATGATACAAGTGCGAAAATTGTGGATTATCAACCGCAACGAGTAGAATTAAAATCATATCCTGCACCATCAATTAGAGAGACATTATTAAATGCACTTTGTCATTGCGATTTTTCATTTAGATCAAATATTAAAATAGAATTCTTTAATGATAGATTAGAGGTTACTTCACCAGGTAATATATATGGCGGTTATACACTAGAAGATGTTTTGTCCGGAAAACAATCAATGCGAAATCCTAATTTAGTTAACATTCTTGATAAAATGGATTTTATTGAAAATTATGCGACCGGTTTAGAAAGAATTATGGAAGCTTATAAACCATATAAAATAACACCTAAATTTGAAGTTTCAGGTAACTTTTTTAGAGTTATATTACCAAATATGAATTATTCTTTGGGAAACATGATTGAAGAAAAACCAACCAATATGTCACCAAATGTCACCAAAAGCAACCAAACTCTTTCTAATGTTCAAAATAAGATTATTGAACAGATTCGTAAAGATTCCAATATAACGGTTAGCGAATTATCCGAGATCATTGGAAAAGAAAGAAGGACAATATTAAGGAATATAAAGAAATTAAAAGAACAAGGTTTGCTTGATAGAAAAGATGATGAATACTCCGGTTCGTGGATACTCAAATAATTATTAAAAAGATTTTTTAGGTTGTTAGTGATTAATGACGTATTTTATGTTTTTAACGTTCGGTAAATGTATATTGTTTGATAATTATAAATTTGCCGTAATAACACAAGCAAAAAAATGATGAAATGCCATGCATTATTACGTGTAAAACTAAATTCTATTTAATATCCATTAGGAGATAAAATTCATGAGTGATGAAACAATCAATTTAAAGAAAAAAGTAGCATACCTTGAAGAAAAGTTAAAACGCTATGAAAAATTACTAAAAAAACATAATATTCACTTCGAAGACAACTTGGTTTCTAATGAAAATAAAATTGAACTATCAACTCATGAAAAACTATCAATCTACAAAGATTACTTCAAAGGTAGAAGTGACTGTTATGCGATTAGATGGGAAAAAGATGGGAAGAGCGGATATGCACCGAGTTATTCAAAAGAAGCAAGATTTTTAAATAAAGATGAAAAAAAGAAGATACCCTTTTCAAACAGATATGAGAAGGTATCAGATGAAATTATATTAAAACATTTAAAAGGGCAAGAAATTATTGGTATTTATCCAATGACAGATAATCAAACATGTTATTTTTTAGCGTTTGATTTTGATGAAGAAAGTTGGAAGAATGACGTTTTAAAGTTTTCTGAAATATGCTTATCACATAATATAGATCATTTAGTTGAAATATCAAAATCAGGAAAGGGTGCACATCTTTGGATATTTTTTGAAAATGCAGTACTTGCTAAAGATGCAAGGAAACTAGGGCGTTACTTACTTACAAAAACAATGATGACTTCAGGACTAATGAGTTTTAAATCTTTTGATAGAATGTTTCCTTCTCAAGACTACATTGAAAAAGAAGGTATTGGCAATTTAATTGCATTACCACTGCAAGGAAAAAGCGGTATGAAGGGAACAACGCTTTTTGTTGATCAAGAACTTAAACCATATCCTAATCAGTATCAAGTATTGAAGTCAATAAGAAAAGTAACAGATGAAGAGTTTGGAATTTTGATAAATGAAATTTCAAAAGATGATGAACTTGGACTTTTCGGTGAATCGGTTAAAAAAATCGAACTTGATATGTTTGATTTTATAGAAGAACTTAAAATCAAAATTAATAATCAAATTGTTATTCAAAAAAGAGGGTTATCAGCAAAGGCTATTCAAGTTTTTAAAAGAGTTGCGTCTATTGTTAATCCCGAGTTTTATAAAAAACAAAATATGCGTGTAAGTACTTATGGTATTTCTAGAATTATTGAACTTTATGAAGAAACGCATCAAGAAATCTTAATTCCTATTGGACTGCTTGAAAATGTTTTAAAGATTTTAAATGATAATCGCATATTATATGAAATAGACGATTTAAGAATCAAGCCTAAAATGAAAAAAAATATAAAATTTTCAGGCGATTTGAAGGATGAACAACAAAATGTATTAAAAGATGTCCTACATAAAACACAAGGTGTTATAGTTGCCCCAACAGGTTTTGGTAAAACAGTATTAGGGGTAGCGCTAATATCAGAACTAAAATT contains:
- a CDS encoding DUF3788 domain-containing protein, producing MLEKTPTNEEIIMLIGQHRFDIWVKLTELIEMKYDMEKLCNSGGKKWTYEYKYRRGGKTLCCLYAKPDVFGFMLIFGKLDREKIESIRSNLSADICKIYDEAATYHDGKWVMFEISDTSFFSDFEKLLQIKRKPNN
- a CDS encoding integrase core domain-containing protein, with protein sequence MSSHSNKGNPYDNALIESFFKTFKREVLPKRHFKTKAIARMEILNYLEVYYNKKRHHSSLGYMTPLQFELSNS
- a CDS encoding HNH endonuclease signature motif containing protein yields the protein MQQGKYKCARCGGLAVDVHHKITLTESNVNDSNVSMNLDNLECVCRNCHNKETHSTKIKYTFNEDGVPIEK
- a CDS encoding ATP-binding protein codes for the protein MKNESKNLEWKQTLTKEVKHEIVSFLNSSSGVIEIGIDNDGKAFGVPLELKDEFEQTISNWIREGIYPDSKGLINFYYDKRNVLRIEISEGNNKPYYLVGKGPISEGVFIRIGSTTRKATKEEISEFYRKHNDGHFETEGAPNQDLHFTQFSAISDRQDFVPKMNALGFYTKDNKYTKLAELLSDENPYIVKFAVYKDNTRVEFKVKKEFAGSYLRIIDNVLDYAEIYNDTSAKIVDYQPQRVELKSYPAPSIRETLLNALCHCDFSFRSNIKIEFFNDRLEVTSPGNIYGGYTLEDVLSGKQSMRNPNLVNILDKMDFIENYATGLERIMEAYKPYKITPKFEVSGNFFRVILPNMNYSLGNMIEEKPTNMSPNVTKSNQTLSNVQNKIIEQIRKDSNITVSELSEIIGKERRTILRNIKKLKEQGLLDRKDDEYSGSWILK
- a CDS encoding TOTE conflict system archaeo-eukaryotic primase domain-containing protein; its protein translation is MSDETINLKKKVAYLEEKLKRYEKLLKKHNIHFEDNLVSNENKIELSTHEKLSIYKDYFKGRSDCYAIRWEKDGKSGYAPSYSKEARFLNKDEKKKIPFSNRYEKVSDEIILKHLKGQEIIGIYPMTDNQTCYFLAFDFDEESWKNDVLKFSEICLSHNIDHLVEISKSGKGAHLWIFFENAVLAKDARKLGRYLLTKTMMTSGLMSFKSFDRMFPSQDYIEKEGIGNLIALPLQGKSGMKGTTLFVDQELKPYPNQYQVLKSIRKVTDEEFGILINEISKDDELGLFGESVKKIELDMFDFIEELKIKINNQIVIQKRGLSAKAIQVFKRVASIVNPEFYKKQNMRVSTYGISRIIELYEETHQEILIPIGLLENVLKILNDNRILYEIDDLRIKPKMKKNIKFSGDLKDEQQNVLKDVLHKTQGVIVAPTGFGKTVLGVALISELKLKTLIIVNRVNLAEQWESQIKKFTSNINVGKLYDQYNELGADIDIATIQSLVAHKGIDEIVKNYGLIIIDEAHHVASRSYERLIRKFHTKNIIGLTATLKRSDGLESIITAMIGPVITEVVTDSKQIRRLLTVRLTGFKVSLTEEASINDSYQKLYENKERNEMIIKDIKASFETKKNILVLTDRMSHISILEKEISKITKHLLIVHGRLSTKEKKDFNEKLISQKEPFIILATGKYIGEGFDDDRLDTLFLTMPFRWKGTLQQYVGRLNRLRENKHEIGVYDYADIGVKYFSNMYLERLKGYRKMGYEISTAKEYESRIYYLNNYEETLKDDLKTSKEIVFISRHSIDSKIDFLINYCNSKPLLLLGNEYPSSMIIIDRKIVWYGSINPFVYKQQVDADIMRYEDSLLAEELIISNRDNSSFIKSNIIK